GGAGTCTAGGACAGTTCCTCTTCATCGATGGCCACACTACATGTTTGTTTGTCTATCTGCTTTTAGTAAATATGAAATCTTTTGACGGGACTTTTTCTTGAAAATATTGACATTGTAGAGAACCATCAAGATAGACTTTTACACCACTTCCTTGGTCTCGGAATGTGAAATGACTCAAATCACTAGACAAATTAAAAAGGTAGTTGTTTAGCGAAAACTATTTTCATCTCTTGTATATCATATCTATAGTGAGGATGAATATAATGCCAAATATTCATTAtttgtaaataaatatatataaatatattaatatataatatatgcctcaTTGAAACTGCTTTTATTAATTTTCTGCTTTTATTAATGTTTTGTTATCAATTTGTTCCTTTGTTCTGGTTATTTTTGATAAGCTGTTATGATGGCATGCAAAATACTGATACGGAATGTATAATTTGTTTATTCATTGTCTTTTAGTTAATACTGTTACATTTATAAATTAATTATTCACCTGTTTATCAAAGATgcatttatatatgttttataaatGATAGTGTTTATTGATTTTCtcactgtatttttttattttattttaaacacaTCACTGTTGTTCTGTATTTTACAATTTTTTAGAATGAACTCTTTGAAGATTTTGCCTCTTAAAAGCAGTTTAATCATTGCTGATATCATCTGATGTAAATACTTCTGCAATTAAATTTTTTGATGAAAAACATTTAAAAGTTTGAGGGACTGGGTAGTGTCTCGTTCTTTTCTTTTCCTCCCTCCATTTAAACAAGTAGGTACTGCATGCAATGTAATGAACTAATTACTGAACTATATGAAATGATCATGCCGCCTATCATACTGCACATAGAGAGGACAATACCTAATTAATCATTAAAAAGAGCCTCAAGACATACAGATGAGATGCCGTCATGTACATTTGGGCCAATAGAAACACGGTATAATGGTTGCCAATAGGAGAGCAGGGAAAATATCACAGGGCGGGATTTCCTCTTGTCAAATTGAATTCATATGATTACTAACCCGCTTCTAAATTCACAGACAGCTCTGTTTGCCAATAATGGATGAATAAGGTAAGTTATTATTAAGATTTTTAAGCCCAAAAAATACGCTTTGCTACAATGACTCTGCATATACTGTTGGCTTGTTAGCCAAAGCATTTAGTTTTAGTAACGTTACATTATGTTCGGTTACATTTGAGAATATAACATGCAATAATGTTGCAACTGAGGTATTGTAAAAACGTGGAGTATTTCCAGAgaccatttagtatgatatgttacagattccaatttgttgtggctaacgttagctaactcaaggggttaggagttaggtagGTAAaatggttaggggaagggttagctaacatactAAGTAGTTGTAAAGTAGTATGTAGTTAAAGTTCCTTATTattttaaaatgctaaagttgtctgaTCGGATTCAAACACACAACACCTTTAGGTTGCGAGATgttcccatccaccctgaccaaccatcCTTTGGGTTGGTAGACGTTTGTCTTACATACCCGACCTACCACCCTCCTATAATTTTTGCCTTAAAAGTAACCTATCTTATGTAATCATATCAAACGTAACACGTCATACTAATTTACGTGTCTCGGATTTACATTTGGCTATGTTACGTTCATGGGGCTCCCGAGTagtacagcggtctaaggcactacagacaccctgtttcgaatccaggttgtatcacagctggctgtgattgggagtcccatagggcggtgcacaattggcccagcaatTGGTTACAGGTTACATTTATGAGACCAGTCTGATCGCAATTGCTTCCAGAGTGAAAGAATATCAGTCAACAACATATTAACAATGTTACAGATTTTAGTAATGTGGCCTGTGTTTTTCTTTACTCTGTAACAACGTATCTAACTGATTGAGCTGTTGTTGCTAGTCTGATTTAATCAGGTTGCACTACACAATTAATTGATACTGCCTGAAACGAATTCCTGCAGAATCGTGGTGATGTTccttacaagccagaatgttgaataaaatgttatttgaacaTATTCTACCGGTTGTCTGTGCGGTTTGTCCTTCAACTGCTCAACCTCTCCTAATTCAGAATATACAATTTTCATTATCTTGGCATGCTTGGTTGAATAGCTTTTGTTTTGAGGAGAGAGAACTGAATATCCAGTATAAAACTAATTTGAACATGCACCTACTGGCTCTCTAAAAAGTTTGGTTAACGATACTTTTCTGTAGATATTTTGTCTCAAATTTCCAGCAACTGAAGGACAAACCGCTTGAGTAAATGTAATTTTATTAaacattctggcttgtaaggAACAATTTTGCAGGCATTAGTTTCAGGCGGTATATACCAATGAATGTGTATTACAGCCTGATTAATCAGACTAGGTTTTGGAAACTTAATTGACACATGGTCAGATGAATTGCCTCAGATAAACAGGCGCCTGGAATCTTATGTTATCGTCTGTCAAACGAAAGATGTGAAATCACTCACTTCTCCATTCTTGTGCCTCTGTCATTTCAAGCATAGCCAGAAGTTAACATACCAAAATCACCTTATCTTGGGTCAGTAACTGATGGTTTTGGTTGGGTATAGAAAGTACTGTTCAACGGTCTTATGGGTCATCTAGCACATTTTGACATGTCATAACTATTTTATGAACATTGACCATTGTGTGTTGGCTTTAATTTATTTTGCAGGATGGTTTATAACTAACCCATGGGACACCTTCGGTGATTACTGGTTACTCAACTCTGTGAGAACTCTGCGGGTGTAAGAGCAACAGACATTATCCACCATCCCACCCACACAAATCAACATGACCTCCCAGCAGGCCAACCCTTTGCTGGCATTCAAGAGCCCCGCTGACCTCAGTCTGGACTACTTCTCCTGGGTCCTTCGCCTCCAGATCATCAGCCTGGGCTTTGCCTTCTACACTGCCattttcctcctctcccacctggtGTCCACAGCCCTCTCCCAGACCTACCACTCTCTGCTGGCCAAGGAGAAGGTGTTCTGGAACCTGGCGGTCACACGGGCCGTATTCGGCCTCCAGAGCACGGTGGCAGGCTTACGAGCTCTAACCGAAGACTCGGCCTTGTCAAGGGACAGGATAAGAGGTCAGGAGGACTGGTCGTGGTTCACCGTGCTCACCGCCACGGGCTTCTTCCTGTTTGAGAATGTGGCGCTGCATCTCTCCAGTGTGATGTTCAAGTCCTTCGACCTCGCTCTGGCTACCCACCATTTCTTTGCCCTGTCGGGGTTCACTGGGGCTGTGGTCTGGGACTCACTAGGGCATTACCTGCCAATGGTCACTCTGCTGCTGGAGATGAGCACGCCTTTCACCTGCATCTCCTGGATGTTACTAAAGGTAGAGTGTTTGTCTTTCATCATGTACAGCAAAATGTTTTTTGACTCCATTTGTGAAGCTGTACtgaaagttttttttaaacagttgtTTTGCTGGTGGGCTAGACATAGAATGCACAGATTTCAATTCCTCTTTTCTGTTTACGTACTCACACTGAGACCTTGCCATGATATGCAGCAGTGATAAATGAAGGTGGCCATTCTGAGAAAGGGGAACTTCTAGGCAAAAATGGACCCAAATCACATGAGAATTCCACTTCTGTTTTATTGTCCAAGATGTTATATGCAATCCATACATTGTTAGAGATATCCCCAAACACTGTGGCAGTCTTTATCCCCTACCCAATCAGTAAATTTCCTAATCTaagtatctctctcttctctcccgtctAGGCGGGCTGGGCAAGGACCCTCTTCTGGAAGGCCAACCAGTGGGTGATGATCCACATGTTCCACTGCCGCATGGTGCTTACCTACTACATGTGGTGGGTGAGCTGTAGTCACTGGGGGGAGATGAACATGTATGTGGCTCTGCCCCAGCGAGTCCTCTTCTACACTGGCCTGGCCCTGCTCACAGTGCTTATCAACCCCATCTGGACACACAAGAAGACCATGCAGCTCCTCAACCCTGTCGACTGGAACTTCAGCAACAAGCCATTGCCCAACGGCCCCAGTGGAGAACGGGAAGAGAAACCTCATGAGAGCTAAACTGAGCCAAGGACTGTGATCCTGTTTTGTACAGTTACCTTTCTTTTACTATGCTTGTAAAGGAGAGGAAGTGTGATTCAAAGTGAGAAATATTCTAACTCTGGCTTTTAATTTTGTAATGGAGAGGAAAGACTATTTTAAATACTATTTTCTTACTAACTCTGGCTTTTAGTGTTTGAAGTATTTCAAGTTTAACTGAACTACTGTGTTTTTAAGGTTCTCAGTATAGGTCTGTTGTCTCTACAAGATGTGGGTGAAAGGGCCTTTGACGACAAGAAATGTCATAGGTGAACTTAGTTTTATAGAAGAGAGTAGAAAAGTGTTGGCCTGACCTGTATGCCATTGGTTATTCACTGGTTTTGATAGTGTTGCTTTGAGTGGGAgtacagatgaacagagagaaaggCATATTATTGTTCTGTCTACTTAGTTCAGCTTCCAGCAGAAAGGTGTGAATGTACTAGTTAACCTCTCTGGAATGGGGTGTTGGCTTGTTTGAAGTTCCCTGATGCGCCAGTGGTCTTTGCACTTActggtaaagtgtgtgtgtggtcactcaAACACTATGTGCTGAGCAAAGACCAGTCCATGAGGCAGCAGATTTTCTCGCTGAGAACAAACTCAGTGACAGactgagactggagactgggtCACAATTTGGCAGATGAGGAAAGTCTAACAGCTTTCGAACGTCATTGGAAGGCAAGCAACTTCTTTCTGTATTGTAAAACATGCTTTCTGACTTGCTTCAGAGTAGACTGTAATGTGTGCTGGTAGTGTTGTGTGCTCTAGTTGAATCTTTATCAATTAATTTAATCTTGAGAAAATGGTTCCTGTATTTTGTGGATGTCTGAGTCGTATCTTTGATAGTGGGGTTGACTTAATAGTATAGACTCCTTGTAGACTCTCTAAACGTGTGACAGTGGATGCTAAGAGAGCTGTGAGAAGCAGTGTTGTTTTCAGCGGTGGTCACCAAAGGGAGTGGATAGACtccggggtggcagggtagcctagtggttagtgttggactagtaaccggaaggttgcaagttcaaatccctgcgCTGaccaggtacaaatctgtcgttctgcccctgaagaggcagttgacccactgttcctaggctgtcattgaaaataagaatatgttcttaactgacttgcctagttaaaaaggaaaaaaaatatatatatatataacaagcaCCAAGGTGCAGGCCAAATTAACTCTCTACCACTGATCTGTCGGAAAATGAAGTTGGGGGTTAATTCTTTGAGTAATCTCTTCTTTGTTTGCGATCTCCTAGACCTTCTATAAACCTGCAATTTAAATCCAGTTCATTCAAGATTTATGTTAGATGGAGTGTGTGAGTTTGAACCCTTAACCTGGTTGTTTGTGGACAGATGCATTTCAGTCCTGTAGTCTAGCATGGAGCTTTTGGAAACTACTCATCCACATTGACCTACATCAAGACTGCTATACTGTACTTCACAAATCCTCTCTTGACTTGAGAGGTGTGGAAAATAGAATAAGAATATATCAATGCTACAAACAACTTATGACACCAAGGCATTACACTGGTGTGCATCACGGTGATGTGATTATACATTTCGAATAGCTCCCCATGTGTTTATGCTAGAGACTTACCATTTCTTGCAGTGGCTGCAGCTCAATCCCCTCTTTCTTCTGATTTATAAAGCTTGCGCCCATTCCATAATATGGGGTTTGTGAAAGTGGTATTTCTCTACACAAAGGATCCAGACAAGAAAATAGTCACGGAATCATCTGTAAAACCCGTACTGTTTGAGCTACAAACTAAAAAGTCACCCCAGGGAAAGATTAGACTTTCATGAACACGACGGTGTCATATGTTTTGCCCTTTGTCACACGCTTCAGGAGAGTCGTCTGAATGTTTTGCCCTTTGTCACACGCTTCAGGAGAGTCGTCTGAATGTTTTGCCCTTTGTCACACGCTTCAGGAGAGTCGTCTGAATGTTTTGCCCTTTGTCACACGCTTCAGGAGAGTCGTCTGAATGTTTTGCCCTTTGTCACACGCTTCAGGAGAGTCGTCTGAAGGTAAACCCTGGACCGGCCTGTAAAAATGGCCCGACGTGCTTTGGGTTAAAATTTTCACTAATAAAGTGACCAAACATGGGACCAATTTatgtctctcagatataggaaAAATACTTCAAAACCTTTGTCCTTTTGACGGTGTTTTGCGATGTacaaatgtgttattcaatgtgtttttttATGGGCTATagcagtaaaggccaaattcaatgttttaaTTAAataatttatatatacagtatttatacctacaggggtcctaaaattcaaaatcaaatggtTAAATGATACATTTTATGGTCATcttttaaaacaattccatatgttagcttagatATTGCAATCTAAGGGCTCAGACCCACACTGGTTAAACACACTTTCATTCTCATCTAGATGCTTTTTAGGAAATGGTTATGTTCAACCTGCTTTGCATCATAGGTTCGTGTTATGTCTAATTCTGTTAAAATGTATTTCATTAGACATTTTCACACTCAGTATTACATTAGTCATATATCCTAGAACTCTGCTGGTGTTGGTTAGAAAGGATAGGGTATTACAAGTCATTCACATGGGAAAACCTCAACATTCATTTATTTTCATAGTCTTAGGTAATGAGTTTGTAGTTGATTCTTTTGGGTTAAGTGTTTCGAGTTGAAAAGGGAACAGGCATCATTTCTTGTTTAGCttgcttttatttttttattacaatAGATTATTGAATTCAAATAGATGCACGACTGAAGGCCTTCATAGCCATAATTAACCTAAACTTTATATTTTGAAAATCTTTTTTGAATTCAGGTTTTATTAAGTTTATGAAGTAAGTCTTGTTTAGTCGACATGTTTGCCTGGCATTAAGAATATAGCAATACAATAAAGAAAATGTACACAGTAGCTTTATTTTAGTTGGTTGATGCCAGCTTTAACCAAATACAATGGAGTTATTTATGGGTTCCAAACTTGATTATTTGTATTTCCAGTGGGAATTTTGTCATTCTTTCTTTAAATGTTTTCTACTACGATACAGTCTAATTAGTTCTGAGCTTGTATATTAACAGTGTTGGATTTGCCATTAGTTTCTACTATTGTCTGTCGGTATGAAGTTGTGTGATGGACGCTCACACATTGATAGTGTCATTTTCTCAGACTACCACTCAAATCTGTTCACTTTAACATGAGCTGTCAATAAAACCTTTAACATCCTCTTTGTATTGTCTAGTCTATATTTTTGGGGAAATGCATGTTTGTTCTTTATGAGAAACTTTTTTATGGGGAATGAGTTACTGCTGTGTGCTCAATATATTCAAAGCAATATATTATTTATCCACTAGATGGCATGATAGGATTGGATGTAATACCTGTCTGGACGCTCAATTATTTCAATGCTGGATGGACAATGGAAACTGCCGCACTTACTTTCTGGTGCTTTTTAGATGTGTGGGGAAACTTTGAGTCTATGACTTTATATATTACAGATTTGGAAAGATACTGTGAGACATCACATTTTTGTCTAGAATAGATGGACATCTGCCTGGAGTTAGTAACGTTTTGGGAATTGTTTACTGTTGATTTATTTTCAGACAGAATAAATACTTTTCACTTCAACGCAATATTGACCCAACTCACCGCAGACCAATGGAACTCACTCATATGTGCCGAAATAAACAAACGAGTGTGTAGTAGGCTAGTTACTTCAACTTCAAATTTGACGTGGCAAAGTCAGATTATGATGAGTTTATAAAGTGGGAACATAGATCAATTATATAGATACATCAAATAACTCACATATGGTAATGCATTCACTGATGACTGACTAATGCATGCACAGCTGTTCCAAGGGAGCCACCTCACTGATCACGTGGTACACATTGTCACACACGTACTTCATCCTAGGCGGGACCTCAGGAATGTGATTGAGTGCCCCTTCGGCCAATTAAGGCTTCGCCCCCCGAAGTCTCCACCAATGATTGAGGAGGAGGCAGTCTCTTGGATTGAGTCTAATTACATTTGCAAAAGCTTAGGAAAATGGAAAAACCGAAAATTCACTTGGTCGAGCAGAAGTTCATACTCAGTGTTTTGACTGAGATTTGTTTACACATATTTACTGTGGAACTAGAAGGACGTTGTTCATCAGGAGTTTAAATATGGTGAGTTTTATGTTATGGGACTTCAAGAGTGTTTGAAAGTGGTGTATATGTCATTTTGAGACTTTTCAATACAGTAGTAACCACATGTTTAGCTGTATTTGGACGTGGAAGTTATCAGCGAATAGACCAGATCCTACTTTCATCATCCAATTAGTTTTTTCTCTGCAAACAAAAGTGAGTGGTCGATCCCTGCTGCGCTGTTATAACGTGGCAAATTGTCTTTAACATGTATGGCATTGTCAGACGAGATGCAGTGTATTGATTTACAATGTGTCGTCCTGGTTGGTTATTTTTAGTTCGGCTGCTGTTAACTGTTTGTAAACCTTTGTCCCTTCATCTTTCCAAGCAAGGCAAAGAGTACATTTTCTAATATGTATTATGCACAGCCTTTCATCACTGATTTTTAGTGTCAGAAGTTGGCAGGGCCAGGGAGGGGACATGGCTGTCATGCAAATGAC
Above is a genomic segment from Oncorhynchus gorbuscha isolate QuinsamMale2020 ecotype Even-year linkage group LG10, OgorEven_v1.0, whole genome shotgun sequence containing:
- the LOC124046345 gene encoding protein CLN8-like gives rise to the protein MTSQQANPLLAFKSPADLSLDYFSWVLRLQIISLGFAFYTAIFLLSHLVSTALSQTYHSLLAKEKVFWNLAVTRAVFGLQSTVAGLRALTEDSALSRDRIRGQEDWSWFTVLTATGFFLFENVALHLSSVMFKSFDLALATHHFFALSGFTGAVVWDSLGHYLPMVTLLLEMSTPFTCISWMLLKAGWARTLFWKANQWVMIHMFHCRMVLTYYMWWVSCSHWGEMNMYVALPQRVLFYTGLALLTVLINPIWTHKKTMQLLNPVDWNFSNKPLPNGPSGEREEKPHES